From one Gemmatimonadota bacterium genomic stretch:
- a CDS encoding RibD family protein, protein MNENETKYRSTGLPYVTLKLAQTLDGNIATCTGDSKWITSKASRVRGHQLRAEADAILVGRGTVMADDPELSVRHVDGCSPTKIVLDSRLKIGLNAKIFSGTPPIIATTEEVCKKRIKERKKKGAQIWQLPVMNSQIDLKAVLQKAALSGLRHILIEGGSRVAASALRLGLVDRIAAFVAPKILGAGIPSIGSLNITSITDAIELENVKVESIGNDFLFTARVKKTSKNG, encoded by the coding sequence ATGAACGAAAACGAAACCAAATATCGGTCAACCGGATTACCTTATGTCACCTTAAAGCTGGCGCAAACACTGGACGGCAACATCGCCACCTGCACGGGTGACTCGAAGTGGATCACATCAAAAGCATCGCGGGTGCGCGGGCATCAACTTCGCGCAGAGGCCGACGCGATTCTGGTCGGACGCGGCACAGTGATGGCCGACGACCCGGAATTATCCGTGCGACATGTCGATGGATGCAGCCCGACAAAGATCGTTCTGGACTCTCGGCTAAAAATCGGACTAAACGCCAAAATTTTTAGCGGAACACCTCCGATTATAGCAACAACTGAAGAAGTGTGCAAAAAACGGATAAAAGAACGAAAAAAAAAAGGAGCGCAAATCTGGCAATTGCCAGTAATGAATAGTCAAATAGATCTAAAGGCAGTCTTGCAAAAAGCCGCCCTATCGGGATTGCGACACATCCTGATCGAAGGCGGCAGTCGCGTGGCTGCATCGGCATTGCGCCTGGGTCTGGTAGATCGGATAGCCGCATTTGTCGCGCCCAAAATACTGGGTGCAGGCATACCCTCAATCGGATCCTTAAACATCACTTCAATAACCGATGCAATCGAACTTGAAAACGTAAAAGTCGAATCCATCGGCAATGATTTTCTGTTCACTGCGCGCGTAAAAAAAACGTCCAAAAACGGCTGA